The following are encoded together in the Parabacteroides chongii genome:
- a CDS encoding sodium:solute symporter family protein, which yields MSTLTLGIIVIVYMFVIAWLGYIGYKQTKNASDYLLGGRKVNPIVMALSYGATFISASAIVGFGGVAATFGMGIQWLCLLNMFMGVVVAFIFFGRKTRKLGEEHNARTFPQLLGMHYNSRSIQIFIATVIFIGMPLYAAVVMKGGAVFIEQMFHIDLHLALLIFTLIVAAYVITGGIKGVLYTDALQAVIMFGCMLFLLFWFYHVMDMGFIEANQKLTEISHLVPDRFKELGHQGWTAMPVTGSPQWYTLVTSLILGVGIGCLAQPQLVVRFMMVESTKQLNRGVLIGCVFLIVSVGAIYHVGALSNLFFIKTEGVVASEAIKDMDKIIPLFIDRAMPEWFGAVFMLCILSASMSTLSAQFHTMGAAFGADAFPNLGRRKNTNSTMGVRIGVLCSILLSYIICYTLSAGIIARGTALFMGVCAVTFLPAYFCALYWKKATRQGALASLWTGALASMFAMLFLHKAEASAVGLCKALTGKDVLIDVYPWFAIDPILFALPLSVAAIIIVSLMTQEKANNI from the coding sequence ATGAGTACCCTTACCCTTGGAATTATTGTTATTGTTTACATGTTCGTTATTGCCTGGTTAGGCTATATAGGATATAAACAGACAAAAAATGCCAGTGATTACTTATTAGGGGGAAGAAAAGTCAACCCCATTGTTATGGCTCTCTCTTATGGGGCTACATTTATTTCCGCATCAGCTATCGTTGGTTTTGGCGGTGTTGCCGCTACTTTCGGTATGGGTATTCAATGGTTGTGCCTGTTGAATATGTTTATGGGAGTGGTTGTGGCTTTTATTTTCTTCGGCAGAAAAACCCGGAAGCTGGGAGAAGAGCACAATGCACGTACATTTCCGCAACTGTTGGGGATGCATTATAATTCGCGTAGTATCCAGATATTCATAGCTACGGTTATATTTATAGGGATGCCGTTGTATGCTGCTGTCGTCATGAAAGGAGGAGCTGTTTTTATCGAACAGATGTTCCATATCGACCTGCATCTGGCACTGCTGATATTTACGCTGATCGTTGCTGCCTATGTAATTACAGGGGGGATCAAAGGTGTTTTATATACGGATGCATTGCAGGCCGTTATCATGTTCGGTTGCATGTTGTTCCTTTTATTCTGGTTTTACCATGTAATGGATATGGGATTCATAGAAGCGAATCAAAAACTGACAGAGATTTCACATCTTGTCCCCGACCGCTTCAAGGAACTGGGCCATCAGGGATGGACAGCGATGCCGGTCACTGGTTCACCTCAATGGTATACTTTGGTTACTTCGCTGATCTTGGGTGTAGGTATCGGTTGTCTGGCGCAACCTCAATTAGTCGTGCGTTTTATGATGGTAGAAAGTACCAAACAATTGAACCGCGGAGTGCTTATCGGTTGTGTATTCCTGATTGTTTCTGTCGGAGCAATCTATCATGTCGGAGCATTGTCTAATCTGTTTTTTATAAAGACTGAAGGCGTTGTGGCTTCCGAAGCAATAAAAGATATGGATAAGATCATTCCGTTATTTATAGACCGGGCCATGCCGGAATGGTTCGGTGCAGTCTTTATGCTGTGTATCCTGTCCGCCAGCATGTCTACCCTAAGCGCACAGTTCCACACTATGGGAGCTGCATTCGGGGCAGATGCCTTTCCGAATCTCGGACGCCGTAAAAATACCAATTCCACTATGGGAGTCCGTATAGGCGTTTTGTGTTCCATTCTGTTGAGTTACATAATCTGTTACACGTTGAGTGCAGGTATTATAGCCAGAGGTACAGCCTTATTCATGGGAGTTTGTGCAGTTACATTCCTTCCTGCGTATTTCTGTGCTTTATATTGGAAAAAGGCAACCAGGCAAGGTGCTTTAGCAAGCCTGTGGACCGGCGCATTGGCAAGTATGTTTGCTATGTTATTCCTTCATAAAGCAGAAGCAAGTGCAGTGGGTTTATGCAAAGCTTTAACCGGAAAAGACGTACTGATCGATGTATACCCCTGGTTTGCAATAGATCCTATTCTGTTTGCTCTTCCGTTGTCGGTCGCTGCTATCATCATAGTCAGCTTGATGACGCAGGAAAAGGCTAATAACATATAA
- a CDS encoding ABC transporter substrate-binding protein, translating to MIKYFCLFLLILCSCNKTEKRRNVLHVAVLRGPSVIAFAKMIEDSPEIEGKRLSVDIVDSPEQMQALLIKGEADLAALPMINAANLYNKGLKYALLGCPVWGNLYIVKKKDTDVLSRETNTLHVFGAGTTPDILTRYYLKQNGLTYSLNYSFSTPREISQGLLSGQVQTAVMAEPFLSLILGKDSTIYIQSSLNNPDSLSPGFSQTAIVYAPALQGKRAELDSLLNESCQFAVSQPEQTIRILENRNIFIPGSLTPESIERCQIKYLSTAEAQESILDFLRLIEKYEPKAIGGKLPDNGFMPEKQ from the coding sequence ATGATCAAATACTTTTGTCTGTTTCTTCTGATCTTATGCAGTTGTAATAAAACGGAAAAAAGACGGAATGTACTCCATGTTGCCGTTCTCCGCGGTCCTTCTGTTATAGCATTCGCCAAGATGATTGAAGACTCTCCCGAAATAGAAGGTAAACGGTTGTCGGTCGATATAGTGGACTCGCCGGAACAAATGCAGGCGTTGCTGATAAAAGGTGAAGCAGATCTGGCGGCACTCCCCATGATCAATGCAGCTAATTTATATAACAAAGGACTGAAATACGCTTTACTGGGATGTCCTGTGTGGGGAAACCTTTATATTGTTAAAAAGAAGGATACTGATGTTCTCTCCCGGGAAACAAATACTTTACATGTCTTTGGTGCAGGTACTACACCGGATATTTTAACCCGCTACTATCTGAAACAAAACGGATTGACTTATTCTTTGAATTATTCTTTCTCTACTCCCCGCGAGATAAGCCAGGGGTTGCTTAGCGGTCAGGTTCAGACAGCCGTAATGGCTGAACCGTTTTTAAGCCTTATCCTCGGGAAAGACAGTACGATCTATATTCAATCGAGCCTGAACAATCCTGACAGTCTTTCTCCCGGATTTTCCCAGACTGCCATTGTATATGCACCTGCGTTACAAGGGAAAAGAGCTGAACTAGACAGTCTGTTGAATGAATCCTGCCAGTTTGCAGTCAGCCAACCGGAACAAACGATCCGGATACTTGAAAACCGGAATATATTTATACCCGGATCACTGACACCGGAAAGTATAGAAAGATGTCAAATTAAATACCTGTCAACGGCAGAAGCCCAAGAGAGTATCCTTGACTTCCTTCGTCTGATAGAAAAATATGAACCGAAAGCCATAGGCGGAAAACTTCCGGACAATGGTTTTATGCCGGAGAAACAATGA
- a CDS encoding ATP-binding cassette domain-containing protein, with protein sequence MKKGLISFISICLLLLVWQLTALSMDQPELIPSVPDLIKALFQLFATGTFYKSIFATVLRGISGILLSFAAAITAAFLFARYELLYELSRPLLTIMRSVPVISFILLALIFLDPEGIPLMIAFLTMFPLLAENLTKGIINLNPGLSIMADQFRISRKNKLMHIFYPQLKPFLFSGLTSAIGFGWRAIIMGEVLSQCAFGIGGEMKRAQLFISVPELIAWTIIAILISFFFDKGINLLSKVKWNIQFSNTTRENNHISPVYPIKVTDVTFRYADTKVLSHFSYTFEPGVIYGIKAPSGSGKTTLLNLLDGSLKPLHGEVSSGKQLLFSVVFQEPELLSHLTVMQNICLPLASDYDPAYSEQEARKALEIVEMEAFQKRYPNELSYGQQQRVALARALAYPSAVMLLDEPFKGLDKALTIRIIDRIIARQAGYRQTIIFTSHDQEEIDRLASVIIRLTAVNYI encoded by the coding sequence ATGAAAAAAGGACTGATCTCATTTATATCTATATGCCTGTTATTGCTGGTCTGGCAACTGACAGCCCTTTCTATGGATCAACCGGAACTGATACCATCGGTTCCCGATCTTATAAAAGCCTTATTCCAATTGTTTGCCACCGGAACCTTTTATAAAAGCATATTTGCTACCGTTTTACGTGGTATATCCGGCATATTGCTGTCGTTCGCTGCCGCAATTACGGCAGCCTTTTTATTTGCCCGTTATGAGCTGCTTTATGAGCTATCCCGACCGTTGCTGACGATTATGCGGTCTGTTCCGGTTATTTCTTTCATCTTATTGGCTTTGATCTTTCTTGATCCTGAGGGGATTCCATTGATGATCGCCTTTCTGACCATGTTCCCCTTACTGGCGGAAAACCTGACAAAAGGAATTATCAATCTGAACCCCGGACTTTCCATCATGGCGGACCAGTTCAGAATCAGTCGTAAAAACAAGCTGATGCACATTTTCTATCCCCAGCTCAAACCGTTCCTGTTCAGCGGACTTACCTCTGCCATCGGATTCGGCTGGCGTGCGATCATTATGGGTGAAGTCCTCTCACAATGTGCTTTTGGGATTGGCGGGGAAATGAAACGTGCACAACTCTTTATATCTGTGCCGGAATTGATTGCCTGGACTATTATAGCCATTCTGATAAGTTTCTTCTTTGATAAGGGAATTAACCTGCTGTCGAAAGTAAAATGGAACATACAGTTCAGCAATACGACGCGGGAAAATAATCACATCTCCCCTGTTTATCCTATAAAAGTGACGGATGTTACTTTCCGGTATGCCGATACCAAAGTATTATCCCACTTTTCATATACTTTCGAGCCGGGTGTCATTTATGGCATAAAAGCTCCTTCGGGTAGTGGAAAGACCACTTTATTGAATCTGTTGGACGGCTCACTGAAGCCTCTCCATGGAGAAGTATCATCAGGTAAACAACTACTATTCTCTGTTGTATTTCAGGAGCCGGAACTTTTATCTCATCTGACGGTCATGCAAAATATCTGTCTGCCGCTGGCATCCGACTATGATCCTGCCTATTCGGAACAGGAAGCCCGGAAAGCATTGGAGATTGTCGAAATGGAAGCATTTCAAAAGCGTTATCCGAACGAACTCAGCTACGGGCAACAACAACGCGTCGCTCTTGCCCGGGCATTGGCATATCCCTCTGCAGTGATGCTTCTCGACGAACCGTTCAAAGGATTGGATAAAGCACTTACCATCCGCATTATCGATCGTATAATCGCGCGACAGGCAGGCTACAGACAAACTATTATTTTCACATCACACGACCAGGAAGAAATAGACCGCCTTGCTTCGGTGATCATTCGACTAACGGCTGTCAATTATATATAA
- a CDS encoding ATPase, which translates to MEPILLAYLGIALMTGLTFIGSSYGVTICGNAVVGAMKKNPDALGTYIALSALPSSQGLYGFVGYFMMQKFLVADITMLNATAVFGAGLVLGFAGLLSSIRQAEVCANGIAGVGAGHNVFGATMVMAVFPELYAILALLVVILIGGTLPV; encoded by the coding sequence ATGGAACCAATTTTATTAGCTTATCTTGGTATTGCGTTGATGACAGGTTTAACCTTTATCGGCAGTAGTTATGGTGTAACAATCTGCGGTAACGCAGTAGTAGGAGCAATGAAGAAGAACCCGGATGCACTGGGTACTTACATCGCATTGAGTGCGTTGCCTTCTTCACAGGGTTTGTACGGATTCGTAGGTTATTTCATGATGCAGAAATTCCTGGTTGCAGACATTACCATGTTGAATGCAACAGCGGTATTCGGTGCCGGTCTGGTATTAGGATTTGCAGGTTTATTATCTTCCATCCGTCAGGCAGAAGTTTGTGCAAACGGTATTGCCGGTGTTGGTGCTGGTCATAACGTATTCGGTGCAACAATGGTAATGGCCGTATTCCCTGAGTTGTATGCTATCTTGGCTTTGCTGGTTGTTATCCTGATCGGCGGAACTCTTCCGGTGTAA
- a CDS encoding V-type ATP synthase subunit I: MIVKMSKYAFMVYHREYDSFLAQLRELGVVHVKEGKSILDNAELQDILAIRKRVNLLMRFFKNLNSGTKDLQLAPARELDKKAGLKLIQKIEELQDKKVQLQSVKASLEKDIAYMEIWGDFSWANFNRLKKAGYDITFWTCPTAKYEPKWGDEYNAVLINNFQSVTYFLTITKVGTTIDIDAERPKMPDRGLQKLNARLDLLKQEMKVLDAEMKKLAASDYNTLDLFDKNLQNEFNLSNVLVQTDRQAGDKLMLLEGWVPTEKAQAMEEALEKDGYFYQALEIEEGDKVPILLKNGKFAKLYEPITRMFSLPNYGEFDPTPFFAPFFMLFFGLCFGDGGYGLLVMIACTILKRKVNPDFKPFLSLFQYLGLAALIVGTCTGSFFGIALVDIPAFASVKDYFVSSDNLMTFSIIIGLVQILFGKTIAALKIMSQKGKKYGIAPLAWVFIILALCLVFGLPMLDVQLPEVVKNVFLVIAGLGLLVAFLYNTPGKNIFLNFGTGLWNTYNMASGLLGDTLSYIRLFAIGLTGAILGGVFNSLAVDMTEGMNIVLRVICMLLILLVGHAINIGLCTISSLVHPLRLIFVEYYKNAEFEGGGKAYQPFKKA, translated from the coding sequence ATGATAGTAAAAATGAGTAAATATGCCTTTATGGTATATCACAGGGAATATGATTCGTTCCTGGCACAATTGCGCGAACTGGGTGTCGTGCATGTGAAAGAGGGCAAGTCTATTCTCGATAATGCAGAACTTCAGGATATACTGGCTATACGTAAGCGTGTCAACTTGTTAATGCGCTTTTTCAAGAACCTGAATTCAGGAACGAAGGACCTTCAGTTGGCTCCGGCCCGTGAACTGGATAAGAAAGCGGGACTGAAGTTGATCCAGAAAATAGAAGAATTGCAGGATAAGAAAGTGCAGCTTCAATCTGTCAAGGCATCCCTTGAAAAGGATATTGCTTATATGGAGATCTGGGGTGATTTCAGTTGGGCTAATTTCAATCGTCTGAAGAAGGCTGGATATGATATTACGTTCTGGACTTGCCCGACGGCTAAATATGAACCGAAATGGGGTGATGAGTACAATGCTGTATTGATCAACAATTTCCAGTCGGTTACTTATTTCCTTACTATAACGAAAGTCGGTACGACGATCGACATAGATGCGGAGCGTCCGAAGATGCCGGATAGAGGCTTGCAGAAATTAAATGCGCGTCTTGACCTGTTAAAGCAGGAAATGAAGGTATTGGATGCTGAAATGAAAAAACTGGCAGCGTCTGATTATAATACGCTCGATTTGTTTGACAAGAATTTGCAGAATGAGTTCAATCTGTCGAATGTGCTTGTGCAGACTGATCGTCAGGCAGGCGATAAGTTGATGTTGCTGGAAGGCTGGGTGCCTACTGAAAAGGCGCAGGCAATGGAAGAAGCTCTTGAAAAAGATGGCTATTTCTATCAGGCATTGGAGATCGAAGAGGGGGATAAAGTTCCTATCCTGCTAAAGAATGGTAAGTTCGCCAAGTTGTACGAACCGATCACGCGGATGTTCTCTTTACCTAACTATGGCGAGTTTGACCCGACACCGTTCTTTGCACCGTTCTTTATGTTGTTCTTCGGACTTTGTTTCGGAGATGGCGGATACGGATTACTGGTAATGATCGCTTGTACGATCCTGAAACGGAAAGTCAATCCAGATTTCAAACCGTTCCTGAGTCTGTTCCAGTATCTCGGACTGGCGGCACTGATCGTCGGTACTTGTACAGGATCGTTCTTCGGTATTGCTTTGGTCGATATACCGGCTTTCGCATCGGTGAAAGATTACTTCGTTTCGAGCGATAACCTGATGACGTTCTCGATCATAATCGGATTGGTACAGATCCTGTTCGGAAAGACGATCGCAGCACTGAAGATCATGTCGCAGAAGGGCAAGAAATATGGCATTGCACCGTTGGCATGGGTATTCATTATCCTGGCATTATGTCTTGTTTTCGGTTTGCCGATGCTGGACGTACAGTTACCGGAAGTGGTGAAAAATGTCTTCTTGGTGATAGCCGGCCTGGGATTGCTTGTCGCTTTCCTTTACAATACACCGGGTAAGAATATCTTCCTGAACTTCGGTACTGGTCTGTGGAATACCTATAATATGGCTTCCGGACTGCTGGGTGATACATTGTCTTATATCCGTCTGTTCGCTATCGGTCTGACCGGTGCGATCCTGGGTGGCGTATTCAATTCGCTGGCTGTAGATATGACGGAAGGTATGAACATCGTATTGCGTGTAATCTGTATGTTGCTGATCCTTTTGGTCGGACATGCAATCAACATCGGTCTGTGTACCATCAGTTCACTGGTTCACCCGCTCCGTCTGATCTTCGTAGAGTATTATAAGAATGCAGAGTTCGAAGGTGGCGGTAAGGCTTACCAACCTTTCAAAAAAGCATAA
- a CDS encoding V-type ATP synthase subunit D — protein MAIKFQYNKTSLQQLEKQLKMRERSLPTIKSKESALRIEVKRTKDEVTKLELQLEKEIQSYENMVALWNEFSPELIAVKDVTLSTKKIAGVIVPVLDEIQFEIGHYSLFNSPAWFTDGVELLKKLARTGIEAEFSGMKLELLEHARKKTTQKVNLFEKVQIPGYKDAIRKVKRFMEDEESLSKSSQKIMRANQEKRKAKEQKEEAGV, from the coding sequence ATGGCAATAAAGTTTCAATATAATAAAACCTCTCTTCAGCAATTGGAAAAGCAGCTGAAGATGCGCGAGCGTTCCCTGCCTACGATTAAAAGCAAGGAAAGTGCGTTGCGTATCGAAGTGAAGCGGACCAAGGATGAAGTGACAAAATTGGAACTTCAGCTGGAAAAAGAGATTCAGAGCTACGAGAACATGGTGGCTTTGTGGAACGAGTTCTCTCCCGAACTGATTGCGGTGAAGGATGTGACACTCTCTACGAAGAAGATTGCCGGTGTGATCGTTCCTGTATTGGACGAGATTCAGTTTGAGATCGGACATTACAGTCTCTTTAATTCCCCTGCCTGGTTTACCGATGGTGTCGAGCTGCTGAAGAAGTTGGCGCGTACCGGGATAGAAGCCGAGTTTTCGGGAATGAAGTTGGAGTTATTGGAGCATGCCAGGAAGAAGACCACTCAGAAGGTAAATCTCTTTGAGAAGGTACAGATCCCCGGCTATAAAGATGCGATCCGTAAGGTGAAACGATTTATGGAAGACGAAGAAAGTCTTTCCAAGTCGTCACAGAAGATCATGCGGGCTAACCAGGAAAAGCGTAAAGCAAAAGAACAAAAAGAGGAGGCTGGCGTATGA
- a CDS encoding V-type ATP synthase subunit B, whose product MATKAFQKIYTKITQITKATCSLKATGVGYDELASVDGKLAQVVKIIGDEVTLQVFSGTEGIRTNAEVVFMGKAPTLKVGDQLAGRFFNAYGDPIDGGPIPEGTEVEIGGPSVNPVRRKQPSELIATGIAGIDLNNTLVTGQKIPFFADPDQPFNQVMAMVALRAQSDKIILGGMGMTNDDYLFFKNTFSNAGALDRIVSFINTTEDPSVERILIPDMALSAAEYFAVQKNEKVLVLLTDMTNYADALAIVSNRMDQIPSKDSMPGSLYSDLAKIYEKAVQFPAGGSITIIAVTTLSGGDITHAVPDNTGYITEGQLYLRRDSDVGKVIVDPFRSLSRLKQLVTGKKTREDHPQVMNAAVRLYADAANAKTKMENGFDLTDYDNRTLSFAKDYSEKLLAIDVNLDTTEMLDVAWGLFGEYFKPAEVNIKQELVDKYWKK is encoded by the coding sequence ATGGCAACAAAAGCATTTCAAAAAATATATACGAAGATTACCCAGATCACGAAAGCTACCTGTTCGCTGAAGGCAACGGGAGTTGGGTATGACGAGCTGGCTTCCGTAGATGGCAAGCTGGCACAGGTGGTAAAGATCATCGGCGACGAGGTTACGCTGCAGGTGTTCTCCGGTACGGAAGGTATCCGTACGAATGCCGAGGTGGTATTCATGGGCAAAGCGCCTACACTGAAAGTAGGCGACCAGTTGGCCGGACGTTTCTTCAATGCGTATGGCGACCCGATCGATGGTGGTCCGATCCCGGAAGGAACGGAAGTGGAAATCGGTGGCCCGTCTGTAAACCCGGTTCGCCGTAAACAGCCGTCAGAACTGATCGCTACGGGTATTGCCGGTATCGACCTGAACAATACGCTGGTAACCGGACAGAAGATCCCGTTCTTCGCCGATCCTGACCAGCCGTTCAACCAGGTGATGGCGATGGTAGCCCTGCGTGCCCAATCGGATAAGATCATCCTGGGTGGTATGGGGATGACCAACGACGACTACCTGTTCTTTAAAAATACATTTAGCAACGCCGGTGCACTCGACCGTATCGTGAGCTTCATCAATACAACCGAAGACCCGTCCGTAGAACGTATCCTTATTCCGGATATGGCGCTGTCGGCTGCTGAATACTTCGCCGTACAAAAGAATGAAAAGGTGCTGGTATTGTTGACCGACATGACCAACTACGCGGATGCCCTGGCGATCGTATCGAACCGTATGGACCAGATCCCGTCGAAAGACTCTATGCCGGGTTCACTTTATTCCGACTTGGCAAAGATCTACGAAAAGGCGGTACAGTTCCCGGCAGGTGGTTCCATTACCATTATTGCGGTAACGACTTTGTCCGGTGGCGATATCACACACGCCGTGCCTGATAATACCGGTTATATCACCGAAGGCCAGTTGTATCTGCGCCGTGATAGCGATGTCGGTAAAGTAATTGTCGACCCGTTCCGAAGCTTGTCACGTTTGAAACAGCTGGTAACAGGAAAGAAGACACGCGAAGATCACCCGCAGGTGATGAATGCTGCCGTTCGTCTGTATGCCGATGCTGCCAATGCAAAGACCAAGATGGAGAATGGTTTCGACCTGACGGACTACGACAACCGTACACTGTCTTTTGCAAAGGATTATTCGGAAAAGCTGTTGGCTATCGACGTAAACCTCGACACAACCGAAATGCTCGACGTGGCATGGGGCTTGTTCGGCGAATACTTCAAACCGGCGGAAGTGAATATCAAGCAGGAGTTGGTAGACAAATACTGGAAAAAGTAA
- a CDS encoding V-type ATP synthase subunit A yields MATKGIVRGIVSNLVTVEVDGPVSQNEICYISVGGVKLMAEVIKVIGKDAFVQVFESTRGMRVGDEAEFEGHMLEVTLGPGMLSRNYDGLQNDLDKMDGVFLKRGEYTFALDNDKLWDYKPLAKVGDTVTAGDWLGEVDENFQPHKIMVPFTFKGTYTVKSLVEAGQYTINQTIAVLTDEDGKDIDINMIQRWPVKRAITCYKEKPRPYKLLETGVRTIDTVNPIVEGGTGFIPGPFGTGKTVLQHAISKQAEADIVIIAACGERANEVVEIFTEFPELIDPHTGRKLMERTIIIANTSNMPVAAREASVYTAMTLAEYYRSMGLKVLLMADSTSRWAQALREMSNRLEELPGPDAFPMDLSAIVANFYARAGFVHLNNGATGSVTFIGTVSPAGGNLKEPVTENTKKVARCFYALEQERADRKRYPAVNPIDSYSKYLEYPEFQEYIAKHISPEWIDKVNEIKTRMLRGKEIAEQINILGDDGVPVEYHVTFWKSELIDFVILQQDAFDAIDAVTPLARQEFMLDKVVKICHAEFRFDTFLEVMEYFKQMINIFKQMNYSEYESDQFKKFNDQLDALLAERMEK; encoded by the coding sequence ATGGCTACGAAAGGAATTGTTAGAGGAATCGTATCCAACCTGGTAACCGTCGAGGTGGATGGGCCGGTTTCTCAAAATGAAATCTGTTACATTTCCGTAGGAGGCGTCAAGCTGATGGCGGAGGTTATTAAAGTAATAGGGAAAGATGCCTTTGTACAGGTATTTGAAAGTACACGTGGGATGCGTGTAGGTGACGAAGCCGAGTTTGAAGGGCACATGCTTGAAGTGACATTGGGGCCGGGTATGCTGTCGCGTAACTACGATGGTTTGCAGAATGACCTGGATAAAATGGACGGCGTGTTCCTGAAACGTGGTGAATATACATTTGCACTCGATAACGATAAATTGTGGGATTACAAGCCGCTGGCGAAGGTTGGTGATACAGTGACTGCCGGTGACTGGTTGGGCGAAGTGGATGAAAACTTCCAGCCTCACAAGATCATGGTCCCTTTCACGTTTAAAGGCACTTATACTGTAAAGAGCCTGGTGGAAGCCGGACAATATACCATCAACCAGACGATCGCTGTATTGACAGACGAAGATGGTAAGGATATCGATATTAATATGATACAGCGCTGGCCGGTAAAGAGAGCCATCACTTGTTATAAAGAAAAACCGCGTCCATACAAATTGCTGGAAACAGGTGTTCGTACAATCGATACGGTAAACCCGATCGTCGAAGGCGGTACAGGATTTATCCCCGGCCCGTTCGGTACAGGTAAGACAGTGCTTCAGCACGCTATCTCCAAACAGGCGGAAGCCGATATCGTGATCATCGCTGCCTGCGGTGAACGTGCGAATGAGGTAGTGGAAATCTTTACCGAGTTCCCCGAACTGATCGACCCGCATACAGGACGTAAATTGATGGAACGTACCATCATTATCGCCAATACTTCAAACATGCCTGTGGCAGCCCGTGAAGCATCCGTATATACGGCGATGACTCTGGCTGAATATTACCGTAGCATGGGACTGAAGGTATTGTTGATGGCGGACTCTACTTCCCGTTGGGCACAGGCCTTGCGTGAGATGTCTAACCGTCTGGAAGAACTTCCGGGACCCGATGCGTTCCCGATGGACTTGTCTGCGATCGTGGCTAACTTCTATGCCCGTGCAGGTTTCGTTCATTTGAATAATGGGGCGACAGGTTCGGTAACCTTTATCGGTACGGTATCACCCGCCGGTGGTAACCTGAAAGAACCGGTAACGGAAAATACGAAAAAGGTAGCCCGTTGTTTCTACGCTTTGGAGCAGGAACGTGCCGACCGTAAACGTTATCCGGCCGTAAACCCGATCGACAGTTATTCAAAATATCTGGAATATCCCGAATTTCAGGAATATATCGCTAAACATATCTCTCCGGAATGGATCGACAAGGTAAACGAGATCAAGACCCGTATGTTGCGTGGTAAGGAAATTGCCGAACAGATCAACATCCTGGGTGACGACGGTGTACCTGTAGAATACCATGTTACTTTCTGGAAATCGGAATTGATCGACTTCGTGATCCTGCAACAGGATGCATTCGACGCGATCGATGCCGTGACACCGCTGGCCCGTCAGGAATTTATGCTGGACAAGGTGGTGAAGATCTGTCATGCGGAATTCCGTTTCGACACCTTCCTCGAAGTAATGGAATATTTCAAACAGATGATCAACATCTTCAAGCAGATGAACTATTCCGAATACGAAAGCGATCAGTTTAAGAAGTTCAACGATCAACTCGACGCCCTGCTCGCAGAGCGTATGGAAAAATAA
- a CDS encoding DUF2764 domain-containing protein translates to MSKYYCLIAGLPNISLDDSKLTYSVSEFRKELDGILTSRDKKLVDLFFLKFDNKNLLSFSQRPDSDPDEKGSITYDEYKSLFDALKDGEKPPKNKQIPPYFIEFFKQYLDSQKKEEKQTISWEDRLAALYYDYAMKCSNGFIRNWFELNLNINNMLTAITCRKYGFDKAEYIVGNNEVAEAIRTSNARDFGLGDAVDYLPDLQRIAEEPDLMAREKKVDLLKWKWLDDNTFFKTFDIESVFAYLLKLEMIERWVTLDRVTGEKTFREIVGAMKKGSDNALEEFKRNNNK, encoded by the coding sequence ATGAGTAAATACTACTGTCTGATTGCCGGACTCCCTAATATATCATTGGATGATAGTAAGCTGACCTATTCCGTTTCTGAATTCAGAAAGGAGTTGGACGGTATTCTTACATCCCGTGATAAGAAGCTGGTAGACTTGTTTTTCCTCAAATTCGATAATAAGAACCTGCTTAGTTTCTCACAGCGTCCGGACAGTGACCCGGATGAAAAGGGAAGTATAACATACGACGAGTACAAAAGTCTGTTCGATGCTTTGAAGGATGGCGAGAAGCCGCCCAAGAACAAACAGATTCCTCCTTATTTCATAGAGTTCTTCAAACAGTATCTGGATAGCCAGAAGAAAGAGGAAAAGCAAACGATCTCCTGGGAAGACCGTCTGGCAGCCCTTTATTACGACTATGCGATGAAATGCAGCAACGGTTTCATCCGTAACTGGTTTGAACTGAACCTCAATATCAATAACATGCTGACCGCCATAACCTGCCGCAAGTATGGATTTGATAAAGCAGAATATATAGTGGGAAACAACGAGGTAGCCGAGGCTATCCGTACTTCCAATGCCCGTGATTTCGGATTGGGAGATGCGGTAGACTATCTGCCCGATCTGCAACGCATTGCTGAAGAGCCCGACCTGATGGCCCGCGAAAAGAAAGTGGATTTGCTGAAATGGAAATGGCTGGACGATAATACGTTCTTCAAAACTTTCGATATCGAAAGTGTGTTCGCCTACTTGCTGAAACTGGAAATGATCGAACGCTGGGTTACTCTGGATAGGGTGACAGGCGAGAAGACTTTCCGCGAAATAGTAGGAGCGATGAAGAAGGGAAGTGATAATGCGTTGGAAGAATTTAAAAGAAACAATAATAAATAA